One region of Poecile atricapillus isolate bPoeAtr1 chromosome 8, bPoeAtr1.hap1, whole genome shotgun sequence genomic DNA includes:
- the SNORC gene encoding protein SNORC, with amino-acid sequence MLFLREAMSYHRVLHLVLLMLCSILVPAVLAAEYPQDPVPTLWNEPPELPSGAGPFDAATNPARLSDATAFPPYTSELEPEDTTQLHRLDAGDGSLGPGAIGAIVIASLLGTSVLVALVIITLRKFSAS; translated from the exons ATGCTTTTCCTGAGGGAAGCCATGTCCTACCACAGAGTCCTTCACCTGGTCCTGCTAATGCTGTGCAGCATCCtggtccctgctgtgctggcag CAGAGTACCCGCAGGACCCGGTTCCTACCCTCTGGAACGAGCCACCCGAGCTGCCCTCCGGAGCCGGTCCCTTCGACGCTGCCACCAACCCCGCCCGGCTGTCGGACGCCACTGCCTTCCCCCCGTACACCTCGGAGCTGGAGCCCGAGGACACCACCCAGCTGCACCGGCTGGACGCCGGGGACG GCTCGCTGGGGCCTGGAGCTATTGGTGCCATTGTCATCGCCTCCCTCCTGGGTACGTCTGTGCTTGTGGCCTTGGTCATCATCACACTGAGAAAGTTCTCGGCCTCCTGA